A genomic window from Treponema maltophilum ATCC 51939 includes:
- a CDS encoding lytic transglycosylase domain-containing protein, with amino-acid sequence MKKTLFAAALRLFAAAALFFPCGAQSIGAAAVASVQDVSVQDVPTQTEIPALPTPPAVGAEKRPVYVPLDIPYSDHKLIAKYRKDFLSDYSRKWLAAVMQNAATYRPYIRKKLAEYGLPQCLEFLPVIESGYNTHARSKSGAVGLWQFMENSIHGLLEKNDWLDERKDPWFSTDAALRKLKANYDFFSNWELALGAYNMGLGAMNRAVQKAGKKDFWYLADKGLLRGETKAYVPKFLAIADLITNAEYYGLELPSYNSDAALAFSECLLPRQINLEILAEDTGIEYEIYKFLNPSLKYPITPPVDAYRLRIPHNCDELVLNALTNQQTLAFTHTYTVKQGDTLWALSRKFGVSVEMLCKINKRSQNAILSIGTVLFVPILK; translated from the coding sequence GTGAAAAAAACGCTTTTTGCCGCCGCGCTCCGCCTGTTTGCCGCCGCCGCTTTATTTTTTCCCTGCGGTGCGCAGAGTATCGGAGCGGCTGCAGTCGCTTCCGTGCAGGACGTTTCGGTACAGGATGTTCCGACACAAACCGAAATTCCGGCACTCCCGACGCCTCCCGCAGTCGGTGCGGAAAAACGACCGGTCTACGTTCCTCTCGACATTCCGTACAGCGACCATAAACTCATTGCCAAGTACCGCAAAGATTTTTTATCCGATTACAGCCGAAAATGGCTTGCCGCCGTCATGCAAAACGCGGCCACCTACCGTCCGTATATACGCAAAAAGCTTGCCGAATACGGCCTTCCCCAATGCCTCGAGTTTTTGCCGGTTATCGAATCGGGCTACAACACGCACGCGCGCTCAAAATCGGGAGCCGTGGGCTTGTGGCAGTTTATGGAAAACAGCATACACGGCCTTTTGGAAAAAAACGATTGGCTGGACGAACGCAAAGATCCGTGGTTCAGCACGGATGCGGCGCTCAGAAAACTCAAAGCGAATTACGATTTTTTTTCGAACTGGGAACTCGCGTTGGGCGCATACAACATGGGTTTGGGCGCCATGAACCGGGCGGTACAAAAAGCCGGCAAAAAAGACTTTTGGTATTTGGCCGACAAGGGACTTTTGCGCGGCGAAACCAAAGCCTATGTTCCCAAATTTTTGGCGATTGCGGATCTTATCACAAACGCCGAATACTACGGTCTTGAGCTTCCGTCCTACAACAGTGATGCCGCTTTGGCGTTCAGCGAATGCCTTTTGCCGCGCCAAATAAATCTTGAAATCCTTGCCGAAGACACGGGCATCGAGTACGAAATCTATAAGTTTTTAAACCCGTCTTTAAAGTACCCGATAACGCCGCCGGTTGACGCGTATCGGCTGCGTATTCCGCATAATTGCGACGAATTGGTGTTGAACGCTCTTACAAACCAGCAAACGCTCGCCTTTACACATACGTATACGGTAAAACAGGGCGACACCTTGTGGGCTTTGTCGCGCAAATTCGGCGTAAGCGTGGAAATGCTTTGCAAGATAAACAAGCGCAGCCAAAACGCAATTTTAAGTATAGGTACGGTTCTGTTTGTGCCGATATTGAAATAA